One stretch of Candidatus Zixiibacteriota bacterium DNA includes these proteins:
- the porU gene encoding type IX secretion system sortase PorU: MAKRSSTKSVIAALFCLGIAATISSAAPLYGHSDYPDISVLSLSSDDIVFTYRPEQSNWTVDLGNGSKLFDIPRCAYNEKIGEARVPIRVVLIGLPPSGMPDISVLSSRFASIEPGAVSVNRPLETSFYDNARFQKAKAYASYPVVSFGRPYFIRDQRVIELHIDPVQLVGSNTISTVAEEITIRLTFNQAPTTNMMPSGDQRFEKIFRASLLNYEQARSWRVRDVSGISLSGESEISPFSQSSDWIKIGVTQSAIYGITPAQLSDLGVNVGNVDPRTFRVFWDGGRNLSKDNSDPRPQYREIAIEVTGDEDASFDGDDRVIFYMHGADFVDIDSSAITPHGVRNPYTTENFAWLTYGGTFSDDPRRMSDVSVTPQAAAPVFHDQFNQFIRFEEDRLLEIGSEGHIFDYFTWYWHDEGDYTISIQLDDLIPFQVCSLLVRSEDNPDAGGLAIDINGVWHVPDAYPGHDKKFFVNDGASVLKNGLNNLVFHQQRYGFTPLLDNFDLTYPRTLKYSAGTSDFYTYNSPGTHRYSLDFGSTETGSAVLLHVTDLDNQAFLTGSDFSAGKMTFDWVSSIPGFDRFALATISQLRSPSSLRRVTPTDLSNPPTGDLVVIAPESFRSGVTEYKSYRKQQGYSIDFVPLDDIYANFSGGRIDPVAIRDFLKYCFESSFTPLGGALLVGDGHYDFRNNLGRNVGNFVPPYVVDGDETVSDENFVNFAAKGVLDSDSSYGADRGVDMIVARWPVRSSSEVSAYVTKLKEYESSSNYGPWRNVLTLVADDEFKSKHSKVTESVHTQQSEILASEHIPPSAEVQKIYMTDYPFDSFNQKPRARARVIQAINDGTVMINYIGHGNPDLWADERVFYWKEDLFKLTNRDKLAVIFNGSCSIGQFDSPLREAMAEELFRYNDGGAIATVAATRLVFSDPNAKFAYKAYDLLLGPEEYTICEAVYVAKLLRQLPSGYPIDNDRKFVVFGDPLMNFGVPQNEIVISSLEPQTLTALALTSVSGYVANTDGLVDEGFSGDVYISVFDAEREKENKLTDDFTLEYRLPGPRIFRGKGTVTGGRFEMQFVVPKDISYGESSAGIRAYAVSQTSQASGGFDSISISGSNPAITDTLGPQIEVELANGSPLEGGVVKVDQLLEINLFDSSGMNLSGEVGHGIEVTFDDDPLNDMDLTESFAYHPGSYQSGSVEFRMPDLPQGSHTLKVKAWDSANNSNLETYNIAIGEVEALVVSGVSNYPNPATDTTRFSYHLSEPVSSVRIDVYSLRGRLIKTLSTQPGNAGYNLSSIWNMTDGVGDRLSNGVYIYKITASGRLTFASQGESNASEGFGKLVILR, encoded by the coding sequence GTGGCGAAACGATCGTCGACAAAATCAGTCATTGCAGCTCTTTTCTGTCTTGGTATCGCGGCAACAATATCGTCCGCCGCGCCTCTATATGGACATAGCGACTACCCGGACATTTCCGTCCTGTCTCTTTCCTCCGATGACATAGTCTTCACATACCGACCCGAGCAGTCGAACTGGACTGTGGATCTCGGTAATGGCTCGAAGCTCTTCGATATTCCGAGGTGTGCCTATAACGAGAAGATTGGTGAGGCGCGCGTGCCGATCCGAGTTGTTCTCATAGGACTTCCGCCATCCGGCATGCCCGATATCTCTGTGCTGAGTTCGAGATTCGCAAGCATCGAACCAGGCGCAGTCTCTGTCAATCGCCCCCTGGAGACTTCATTCTATGACAATGCAAGATTTCAAAAGGCAAAGGCCTATGCGTCCTACCCGGTAGTTTCGTTTGGCAGGCCATATTTCATCAGGGATCAACGGGTGATCGAGCTTCATATTGATCCGGTTCAGTTAGTCGGCAGCAACACTATTTCGACCGTTGCCGAGGAGATCACTATACGCTTGACGTTCAATCAGGCACCAACCACGAACATGATGCCATCAGGTGACCAGAGATTCGAGAAAATATTCAGAGCGTCGCTTCTCAACTACGAGCAAGCCAGATCCTGGCGCGTGAGAGATGTCTCCGGCATTTCTCTATCAGGCGAATCAGAGATCAGTCCGTTTTCCCAGTCGAGCGATTGGATCAAGATCGGCGTCACACAGTCAGCGATCTACGGGATCACGCCAGCACAGCTCTCCGACCTCGGTGTCAATGTTGGCAATGTAGACCCTCGCACATTCCGCGTGTTTTGGGATGGTGGAAGGAATCTATCGAAAGACAATTCCGACCCGAGACCTCAGTACCGCGAGATTGCCATTGAGGTCACGGGTGATGAAGACGCAAGTTTCGATGGCGACGACCGCGTCATATTCTACATGCATGGCGCTGATTTTGTAGACATTGACAGTAGCGCGATCACGCCTCATGGGGTGAGAAATCCGTACACGACAGAAAACTTCGCATGGTTGACCTACGGCGGAACTTTCTCTGACGATCCGCGTCGCATGAGCGATGTCTCGGTTACGCCTCAGGCCGCAGCACCGGTGTTTCACGATCAATTCAATCAGTTCATTCGATTCGAAGAGGATAGGCTACTGGAGATCGGTTCCGAAGGCCACATCTTTGATTACTTTACATGGTATTGGCACGATGAGGGAGACTACACAATCTCAATCCAGCTCGACGATCTCATCCCGTTTCAGGTATGCTCTCTGCTTGTCAGATCAGAAGATAATCCGGATGCCGGTGGCCTTGCCATCGACATCAATGGCGTGTGGCATGTCCCTGACGCGTACCCCGGACATGACAAGAAGTTCTTTGTGAATGATGGTGCCAGCGTGCTGAAGAACGGATTGAACAACCTAGTTTTCCACCAACAGCGTTATGGATTCACTCCGCTGCTCGACAACTTTGATTTGACATATCCACGAACTCTCAAGTATTCAGCCGGCACTTCAGATTTCTATACGTACAATTCGCCGGGCACACATAGATATTCACTCGACTTCGGTTCCACCGAGACGGGCAGCGCAGTGTTGCTGCATGTAACCGACCTCGACAACCAGGCCTTTCTGACTGGAAGTGATTTTTCGGCAGGGAAGATGACGTTTGACTGGGTGTCTTCAATTCCCGGCTTCGATAGATTCGCGCTTGCCACTATATCTCAATTGAGATCGCCGTCATCCCTGAGGCGCGTGACGCCAACCGACCTGAGCAATCCGCCCACAGGTGACCTCGTCGTTATTGCGCCGGAGAGTTTTCGATCCGGAGTGACAGAGTACAAGTCATACAGAAAGCAGCAGGGCTATTCCATCGATTTTGTTCCACTCGACGACATTTACGCCAATTTCTCCGGAGGCAGGATTGATCCCGTCGCCATAAGAGATTTTCTGAAATACTGTTTCGAAAGTTCTTTCACCCCACTGGGCGGAGCACTTCTGGTTGGCGACGGGCACTATGATTTCAGAAACAACCTCGGCAGAAATGTCGGTAATTTCGTGCCACCGTATGTCGTCGATGGGGATGAGACTGTATCTGACGAGAATTTCGTTAACTTCGCTGCTAAGGGCGTTCTCGATTCGGATTCGTCGTATGGTGCGGATCGCGGAGTCGATATGATTGTGGCGCGATGGCCTGTCAGATCCAGTTCAGAGGTCTCTGCGTACGTGACAAAACTGAAGGAGTATGAAAGCAGTTCCAACTACGGCCCTTGGAGAAACGTCCTGACTCTGGTCGCAGACGATGAGTTCAAGAGCAAACACAGCAAAGTCACCGAATCTGTTCACACTCAGCAGAGTGAGATTCTTGCGAGTGAACATATTCCACCGAGTGCGGAGGTTCAGAAGATATATATGACCGATTACCCGTTCGACTCCTTCAATCAGAAGCCGAGAGCGAGAGCCAGGGTGATTCAGGCGATAAATGACGGCACAGTGATGATTAATTACATCGGACATGGAAACCCTGATCTGTGGGCTGACGAGAGGGTGTTCTATTGGAAAGAAGATCTCTTCAAACTCACGAACAGGGACAAACTAGCAGTGATCTTCAACGGGTCATGCTCAATCGGCCAGTTTGATTCCCCGCTGCGCGAGGCGATGGCCGAAGAGCTTTTTCGTTACAATGACGGCGGCGCGATTGCCACGGTTGCTGCAACAAGGCTTGTCTTTTCGGATCCTAACGCGAAGTTTGCGTACAAAGCATACGACCTGCTCCTAGGTCCTGAAGAATATACCATTTGTGAGGCGGTATATGTCGCCAAGTTGCTCAGACAGCTCCCGTCCGGCTATCCGATTGACAATGACAGGAAATTTGTTGTGTTCGGAGATCCCCTGATGAACTTCGGCGTTCCGCAGAACGAGATCGTAATAAGCTCGCTTGAACCGCAGACATTGACCGCTCTGGCATTGACATCTGTCAGTGGATATGTTGCAAATACTGACGGCTTAGTTGATGAGGGATTCAGTGGTGACGTTTACATTTCTGTTTTTGACGCAGAAAGAGAGAAGGAAAACAAGCTGACCGACGACTTCACGCTGGAATACAGACTACCCGGCCCCAGGATATTTCGGGGCAAGGGCACTGTAACCGGCGGCAGGTTTGAGATGCAGTTCGTGGTGCCTAAAGATATTTCGTACGGCGAGAGCTCGGCAGGAATTCGTGCATACGCTGTTAGTCAGACGAGTCAGGCTTCGGGTGGTTTCGATTCCATTTCGATTTCCGGATCGAACCCAGCAATAACCGACACGCTGGGCCCGCAGATAGAGGTGGAACTGGCGAACGGCAGTCCCCTTGAAGGTGGGGTTGTAAAGGTTGATCAGTTGCTGGAGATCAATCTTTTTGATAGTTCGGGGATGAACCTCTCGGGAGAAGTAGGGCATGGAATCGAGGTCACTTTCGATGATGATCCACTTAATGATATGGACTTGACGGAGAGTTTTGCGTATCATCCCGGGAGCTATCAGTCTGGGTCGGTGGAATTTCGCATGCCGGATCTGCCGCAGGGTTCTCACACTCTGAAGGTAAAGGCCTGGGATTCTGCCAACAACTCAAACTTGGAGACTTACAACATCGCTATAGGAGAGGTGGAAGCACTGGTCGTTTCGGGAGTCTCCAACTACCCGAACCCGGCGACAGACACGACTCGATTCTCATATCATTTGTCAGAGCCTGTTTCCTCTGTTCGAATCGATGTGTATTCACTTCGGGGCAGGCTGATCAAAACGCTTTCGACGCAACCGGGAAATGCCGGCTACAATCTGTCGTCGATCTGGAATATGACAGACGGCGTCGGGGATCGACTGTCAAATGGTGTCTATATTTACAAAATTACTGCCTCAGGAAGGCTCACATTTGCTTCGCAGGGGGAGAGTAACGCTTCAGAAGGCTTCGGGAAACTCGTTATCCTTAGATAG
- a CDS encoding PorV/PorQ family protein — MRRLFLITLLAMAALAGAGHDAIAGVSDAGVLFLRIAAGARAAGMGEAFVAVADDATATHWNPAGLGSYPLTSDFHQISIRDDRIMRERAVQVLKGEVEEDYSETIGQFLFRKDGIVRIGESGKESFLEFDVDTEIPVVQFIASNARLEDRDLLKMGVRAIASENTGVTFDRIDGQRARLLGLLDENQTREVNGLFETIVADWQNLRIVPESVTFLEEKLNFVLEDGVMSPDEYSEVVETLAKTSKTYRPGKVKVPYEVLIALWKDYSLPWETQILDMALLKNDIPSDNYSRYDIWALVPGGLTKWNGADAWNSSLAVYPNKADYVTDLISSYADEADEARLNALRQQVAALNYGITKDRIEDIIEKIRSAFAASSDAILTDVFETDLNDVLIWYDEMNLDPDLFTRFVQDYDNAIADDDLTSAELSKLEFSLHKSHSGRIPRVIYLPYALPFTADPTCIAATDKLLWVGTDDGLFLFNGRAWQRYTIEDGLPSTKINALSVFDKNRLWVATGRGVAYYYRGTWSFYASETGLEDIEFTSIYGYSRDKAWAAAGNRLFFFNGDTWRSDYQYTAVVNDSLIRMVREFSGVYDNDYIRQKAAEIKTKNNLASDYPEPGTEIAIPFETAFRHPITSMVYDHEHSRLWVGTTHGLKIFGDGRFKVFGYKAYTAQKDMTVLEVAKDYLMESGSGKAEQLATLIKSYNYIDGDNISAGQTVYVYANPLGSYINSIGISSGNIFVGTNFGTIRHSGEKFSRYYHNNLEREKTVRIYEAGGDMWFATPQHVVVYAAAKKEITLMHANYAPELASDLYYEYLSYVQSLGDDWGTIGVNATFMSYGAIPRTLEANSAVVDTFHAFDGALSLTYGANVSQGLSVGISAKIIYSKLSDQGSGAEIGSGTATAFAVDAGILYRTPIPKLTLGAALTNLGPNIAYIDAAQSDPLPRNLAVGLAYDLLRNPYNKLTLIGEVNKRITDLNDGFSEELKEAIQNVGFEYWYGSFIALRAGYKNDDVGSINYFTVGAGLQFRQLRFDFAYIPSSETVPLANTLRISLTGRL; from the coding sequence ATGCGCAGACTTTTCTTAATCACCCTTCTTGCTATGGCGGCGCTCGCAGGCGCCGGGCACGATGCGATCGCCGGAGTCTCCGATGCGGGTGTGCTGTTCCTGAGAATAGCGGCAGGTGCGCGCGCTGCGGGCATGGGCGAAGCATTTGTGGCCGTCGCTGATGATGCTACCGCTACTCACTGGAACCCGGCCGGTCTCGGCAGTTATCCGCTCACGAGTGATTTCCATCAGATCAGCATCAGAGATGACCGGATTATGCGGGAGAGGGCAGTGCAGGTGCTGAAAGGCGAGGTAGAAGAGGACTATTCCGAGACGATAGGTCAGTTTCTCTTCCGAAAGGATGGCATAGTCCGCATTGGGGAATCCGGCAAAGAAAGCTTTCTGGAATTCGATGTCGATACGGAGATTCCTGTTGTGCAGTTCATCGCATCGAATGCTAGGCTGGAAGATCGCGATCTGCTCAAGATGGGCGTTCGCGCGATCGCTTCCGAGAATACAGGCGTGACGTTTGACCGGATCGATGGTCAGCGAGCAAGGCTGCTGGGTCTCCTCGACGAGAATCAGACCAGGGAGGTCAACGGACTCTTCGAGACAATCGTTGCCGATTGGCAGAATCTGAGGATTGTTCCGGAATCGGTTACCTTCCTTGAGGAGAAGTTGAATTTTGTTTTGGAAGATGGCGTCATGTCGCCGGATGAATATTCCGAAGTCGTAGAGACTCTTGCCAAGACTTCGAAAACGTACAGGCCAGGCAAAGTCAAAGTTCCTTACGAGGTTCTAATCGCACTCTGGAAGGATTACTCGCTGCCCTGGGAGACTCAGATTCTCGATATGGCTCTGCTCAAGAACGACATCCCTTCGGACAACTATAGCCGGTATGATATCTGGGCTCTCGTGCCGGGCGGTCTGACTAAATGGAATGGAGCAGATGCCTGGAACTCTTCTTTGGCTGTCTATCCTAATAAAGCTGACTATGTCACTGATCTCATCTCAAGTTATGCTGACGAGGCTGACGAGGCACGGCTAAATGCGCTCAGGCAGCAGGTCGCGGCTCTCAATTATGGTATCACCAAGGATCGGATCGAGGACATAATCGAGAAGATTCGGTCAGCCTTTGCCGCCTCGAGTGATGCCATTCTGACAGATGTTTTCGAGACTGACTTGAATGATGTCCTGATTTGGTACGACGAGATGAATCTCGATCCTGATCTATTCACGCGATTTGTTCAGGACTATGACAATGCAATCGCTGATGATGACCTGACCTCTGCAGAACTGAGCAAACTCGAGTTCTCACTTCACAAGTCTCACTCCGGTCGGATACCGAGAGTCATCTACCTGCCGTATGCACTGCCATTCACAGCCGATCCGACATGCATCGCAGCGACCGATAAGCTGTTGTGGGTAGGGACTGATGATGGTCTCTTTCTGTTCAATGGCAGAGCGTGGCAGCGGTACACGATCGAGGATGGCCTGCCATCCACTAAGATCAACGCGCTTTCAGTATTCGATAAGAATAGACTTTGGGTGGCCACGGGAAGGGGAGTAGCCTACTACTATAGAGGAACATGGTCGTTCTATGCCTCAGAGACGGGCCTTGAAGATATCGAATTCACGAGCATCTACGGATACTCTCGTGATAAGGCATGGGCCGCTGCAGGCAACAGATTGTTCTTTTTCAACGGAGACACCTGGCGATCAGACTATCAGTACACGGCGGTGGTCAATGATTCCCTGATTCGTATGGTCCGCGAGTTTAGTGGTGTGTATGACAATGACTACATCAGACAGAAGGCTGCGGAGATCAAGACCAAGAATAATCTCGCCAGTGACTACCCCGAACCTGGCACTGAGATCGCAATACCGTTCGAGACAGCATTCCGCCACCCGATCACATCGATGGTCTATGACCACGAGCATTCGCGCCTCTGGGTCGGGACCACACATGGCCTCAAAATTTTCGGCGACGGCAGATTCAAAGTGTTTGGCTACAAAGCGTACACAGCTCAGAAGGATATGACCGTTCTCGAAGTAGCGAAGGATTATCTTATGGAGTCCGGATCGGGCAAGGCCGAGCAACTTGCAACTCTGATCAAGTCGTACAACTACATCGATGGCGACAATATCTCGGCAGGACAGACGGTATATGTGTACGCCAATCCGCTCGGAAGCTACATCAATTCGATCGGTATTTCCAGCGGTAACATTTTCGTCGGAACCAATTTCGGCACAATTCGCCACTCGGGGGAGAAATTCTCCCGTTACTATCACAATAATCTTGAGCGTGAGAAAACAGTCAGGATCTACGAGGCGGGCGGTGATATGTGGTTTGCCACCCCACAGCATGTTGTTGTCTATGCTGCCGCCAAGAAAGAGATCACCCTCATGCATGCGAACTATGCGCCCGAGTTGGCGTCGGATCTCTACTATGAGTATCTGTCGTACGTGCAGAGCCTTGGAGACGACTGGGGCACGATCGGTGTCAACGCGACATTCATGTCCTATGGCGCAATACCGCGAACACTCGAAGCAAACTCCGCAGTAGTGGATACGTTCCATGCTTTTGACGGCGCGTTGTCACTGACTTACGGTGCGAATGTGTCGCAGGGGCTGTCAGTAGGAATCTCGGCTAAGATCATCTACTCGAAATTGTCTGATCAGGGCTCGGGAGCTGAGATTGGATCGGGAACTGCTACAGCATTTGCTGTCGATGCCGGAATTCTGTACCGCACACCGATTCCGAAACTGACGCTCGGTGCGGCGCTGACGAATCTTGGCCCCAACATCGCATACATCGACGCAGCGCAATCCGACCCGCTTCCTCGCAATCTGGCGGTTGGACTTGCATACGATCTGCTCAGGAATCCATACAACAAGTTGACGCTCATCGGAGAGGTCAACAAGAGGATTACTGACCTCAACGACGGCTTTTCAGAAGAGCTCAAAGAAGCGATTCAGAATGTAGGATTTGAGTATTGGTACGGGTCGTTCATTGCGCTCAGAGCCGGATACAAGAACGATGATGTCGGGTCGATCAACTACTTCACTGTTGGCGCAGGGTTGCAGTTCAGACAGCTTCGATTCGACTTCGCCTATATCCCATCATCGGAGACTGTGCCTCTTGCAAACACGTTGAGAATATCGCTGACGGGTAGGTTGTAG
- a CDS encoding T9SS type A sorting domain-containing protein, protein MGESIMQGLQITKHLTFMILVCLIAMPVHADVLTIKSKQVDQSESSIDEIDVHQFKSGVSKNNLLGLTRKSNMSLPDVALDANDVRTVRICAIRVQFQYEDVDDPATTGRGHFDFRSQAQFISEEAHEIDMAPHNTTYFETHLRALNEYWNVVSKGRVNLTYSVFPSQDDSVYTLNMPMASYSTSPPDEGLFRLFHEGFTLADADTEIDFSEYDAFVLFHAGADQQMDLSFSDTHTPSDLYTGFAVVPSQYQVIADNGAVTVSEVVLMPEAVSQDNRVVALNGVLAHEFGHQLGLVDLYDTRTFMTQVGDFSLMDNQGRGTAAEIYFGDAESFRFVLDVLPVFPDAWSRAYLGFVDVVEVSNINDIEVWAAEILTDEPQVIKVPISDFEYYLIENRQVDSDRDDSTNLRVEAETGVILGPAPASVEDPRYLTRDYDFFVPGSGILIWHIDETRAYYDYDLDGFSNFQDNALQWYNYYPCLVPNNLGLCIDSVQWENRRFVSLVEADGIIDFGGNYRTRFGSPFDFFFAGNNSALSPTTNPSSRSNSGSYTGIRIFNISEIDTIMTLDVRLDSRLDNFPQFVNWSGFPPVLADCDEDGIDEIFVSGKQYLIAVEADGSPVITPLPGEEIYDSNFVFYGDTLRGGGFVIEELRAIASVPADEEIVTAPLVAQLDDDPALEVSVGTDADRIYIWEIADEDDDGAADLQMAFDEAGGEVIAGPIVVPLGGEDIGIGFGTESGFYVYDVDGNLQSSLNDGPVTHFAIGMMEAYYVTSRTDVSTSKLMTMNHATIYDFGDVNVVGFTAADLDGSQETDFAAITADGKLIILLNGSSSGFDMDAVEVQVADSLAGGVVTAALDPRVPHYQILFAGNNKVFAYNFNGTQLENFPQVLDRHHSTGILESTPIVGDVDNDGAPEIIVGTAAGELFACKTDGRQAGDFPRFGGSWGALGSALIAGSSANNFAGMLFTVSADNRMYGAPVRSRPLVAEQSWLQGGRISTLYNFRQTSNYAPQSGSLSDVITTFYSYPNPASEFTNIRYRLSGPGNVKISMYDVSGRLVYEDDALGDNVPVDYRWNLDGYPSGVYICRLEANSGGSSEVRTKKIAVVR, encoded by the coding sequence ATGGGTGAGAGCATCATGCAGGGATTGCAGATAACCAAACATCTGACGTTTATGATACTGGTGTGTCTCATAGCCATGCCTGTCCACGCGGATGTGCTGACTATCAAGAGCAAACAGGTGGATCAGTCTGAGTCATCTATTGATGAGATAGACGTCCACCAGTTCAAGAGCGGAGTTTCGAAGAACAACCTGCTCGGATTGACGCGAAAGTCGAATATGTCGTTGCCGGATGTGGCTCTCGACGCGAACGATGTTCGTACTGTCAGGATATGCGCGATCCGCGTGCAATTCCAATACGAGGATGTGGATGATCCAGCGACCACAGGGCGCGGGCATTTTGATTTTCGATCTCAGGCGCAATTCATCTCTGAAGAGGCGCACGAAATCGACATGGCTCCGCATAATACAACCTATTTCGAAACTCACCTTCGCGCGCTCAATGAGTACTGGAATGTAGTGTCGAAGGGTCGCGTCAATCTGACATACTCGGTCTTTCCGTCTCAGGACGATTCGGTCTACACACTGAACATGCCGATGGCGTCATACAGCACCTCGCCGCCTGATGAAGGACTGTTCAGGCTCTTCCATGAAGGCTTCACGCTTGCGGATGCGGATACGGAGATTGACTTCTCGGAATATGATGCATTTGTGTTGTTTCATGCGGGAGCCGATCAGCAGATGGATCTGTCATTTTCCGACACCCACACACCAAGCGATCTTTACACCGGATTTGCGGTCGTTCCGTCGCAATATCAAGTCATAGCCGACAACGGTGCGGTTACAGTGTCTGAAGTTGTCCTTATGCCGGAGGCGGTGTCGCAGGATAACCGTGTTGTAGCTCTCAATGGAGTGTTGGCTCACGAATTCGGTCACCAGCTGGGGCTTGTGGATCTGTATGACACGAGGACGTTTATGACGCAGGTTGGTGACTTTTCGCTCATGGACAATCAGGGACGGGGAACTGCTGCGGAGATTTATTTCGGTGATGCCGAATCATTCAGGTTTGTTCTCGATGTATTGCCGGTTTTTCCGGACGCATGGTCGCGGGCATATCTCGGTTTTGTTGATGTGGTCGAGGTGTCGAATATCAATGATATCGAGGTCTGGGCGGCAGAGATTCTCACTGATGAACCTCAGGTTATCAAAGTGCCCATAAGTGATTTCGAATACTATCTGATCGAGAATCGGCAGGTCGATTCAGACAGGGATGACAGCACGAATCTCAGAGTGGAAGCTGAGACGGGCGTCATTCTTGGTCCTGCTCCGGCGAGTGTCGAGGATCCCAGATATCTGACTCGCGATTACGACTTTTTCGTGCCGGGGTCTGGCATTCTGATCTGGCACATAGACGAAACCAGGGCATACTACGACTACGATTTGGACGGATTCAGCAATTTCCAGGATAATGCACTGCAGTGGTACAATTATTATCCGTGCCTTGTACCGAACAACCTTGGGCTTTGCATCGATTCGGTGCAGTGGGAAAACAGGCGATTTGTATCGCTGGTCGAGGCTGACGGCATTATCGATTTCGGCGGCAACTACCGCACCCGGTTCGGCAGCCCGTTCGATTTCTTCTTCGCAGGCAACAACAGCGCTCTGTCGCCGACTACTAACCCGTCGTCGCGCTCAAACTCCGGATCATACACGGGAATAAGAATATTCAATATATCAGAAATCGACACAATCATGACTCTTGATGTCCGTCTCGATTCGAGGCTGGACAATTTCCCCCAGTTCGTCAACTGGTCCGGCTTCCCGCCTGTGCTGGCTGACTGCGATGAAGACGGGATAGACGAGATATTTGTTTCGGGCAAGCAGTATCTTATCGCTGTCGAGGCTGACGGCAGCCCGGTAATCACTCCGCTTCCGGGCGAGGAAATCTATGATTCCAATTTCGTATTCTATGGCGACACGCTCCGGGGGGGCGGTTTCGTAATCGAAGAACTGAGGGCAATAGCATCAGTGCCGGCCGATGAAGAGATCGTTACTGCGCCGCTGGTTGCACAGCTCGATGATGACCCGGCGCTGGAGGTCTCAGTCGGAACCGATGCCGACCGTATCTATATCTGGGAAATTGCGGATGAAGATGACGACGGTGCTGCCGATCTTCAGATGGCCTTCGACGAGGCAGGTGGTGAAGTAATTGCCGGACCGATCGTTGTACCGCTGGGAGGTGAAGACATCGGTATCGGATTCGGAACAGAATCTGGATTCTATGTATACGATGTCGATGGGAACCTTCAGTCGAGTTTGAACGATGGCCCTGTAACCCACTTCGCGATCGGAATGATGGAAGCATACTACGTCACATCACGAACAGATGTCTCAACTTCAAAGCTGATGACGATGAACCATGCGACTATCTATGACTTCGGTGATGTGAACGTTGTCGGATTCACCGCCGCTGATCTGGATGGTTCTCAGGAGACCGACTTCGCTGCAATAACAGCAGACGGCAAGCTAATCATCCTGCTTAACGGTTCATCCTCAGGATTCGACATGGATGCAGTAGAGGTACAGGTTGCGGATAGTCTGGCGGGAGGAGTTGTCACTGCGGCTCTGGATCCGAGAGTGCCTCATTATCAGATACTGTTTGCGGGCAATAACAAAGTGTTCGCGTACAACTTCAATGGCACGCAGCTCGAGAATTTTCCCCAGGTGCTTGATCGTCATCACTCGACCGGGATTTTGGAGAGCACTCCGATAGTGGGCGACGTTGATAACGACGGTGCCCCTGAGATCATTGTCGGTACGGCAGCCGGCGAGCTCTTCGCCTGCAAGACTGATGGCAGACAGGCTGGAGACTTCCCGCGCTTTGGCGGGTCGTGGGGAGCACTCGGTTCAGCACTCATTGCCGGATCATCTGCGAATAACTTTGCAGGGATGCTCTTTACTGTGTCGGCGGACAACCGCATGTACGGCGCGCCTGTCAGAAGCAGACCACTCGTCGCTGAGCAGTCCTGGCTACAGGGTGGCAGAATATCGACTCTGTACAATTTCAGGCAAACTTCGAACTACGCTCCTCAGAGCGGTTCGTTGAGCGATGTGATTACTACGTTCTACAGCTATCCCAATCCCGCGAGCGAGTTCACAAATATCAGATACCGTTTGAGCGGACCGGGCAATGTGAAGATATCAATGTACGACGTCTCAGGCAGGCTTGTCTATGAGGATGATGCCCTCGGTGATAACGTGCCGGTAGACTACAGGTGGAATCTGGATGGCTATCCGTCCGGAGTTTATATCTGCAGGCTGGAAGCCAATTCAGGCGGTTCCAGTGAAGTTAGAACAAAGAAGATCGCAGTTGTCAGGTGA